From one Halobacteriovoraceae bacterium genomic stretch:
- a CDS encoding DMT family transporter has product MKLSFLLPVFIGIIGMLQGGLNRQISNYVGVAQATLISSVVSTLFCFVFFVYVQRNPQFFPSFFHIKSGIFTYKWWFVLPALFGFLIVAGFPYTLAKVGAVNLTIGLIASQAIVSVIWDIFVEGIPINTPKIIGILLSLSGIALTSLSSR; this is encoded by the coding sequence ATGAAACTGAGTTTTCTATTACCTGTCTTTATAGGAATCATTGGTATGCTCCAAGGTGGACTTAATAGACAAATCTCAAATTATGTAGGAGTTGCTCAGGCAACTCTAATTTCAAGTGTAGTAAGTACATTGTTTTGTTTTGTTTTTTTTGTGTATGTACAGAGAAATCCTCAATTTTTTCCCAGTTTTTTTCATATTAAATCCGGCATCTTTACTTATAAATGGTGGTTTGTCTTACCGGCCCTTTTTGGCTTTTTGATCGTTGCAGGGTTTCCCTATACCCTAGCAAAAGTTGGCGCAGTTAATCTAACTATTGGATTAATAGCTTCCCAAGCGATTGTCAGTGTTATTTGGGATATTTTTGTGGAAGGGATTCCCATAAATACGCCAAAAATTATTGGCATCTTACTATCCCTATCAGGTATCGCACTTACATCTCTATCCTCAAGATAA
- a CDS encoding SPOR domain-containing protein, translating to MNEKTKLFIFDRVEVILIFLFMIMIAITSFVFGVRVGKKIPYAQAGLTQQDRMTIEMKSKEEERVEKVLEDEKQKIQKSADIGSQLEHKLIEEMKKVGEGRLEKEVPQVNNMKEEIEVETPSVTDALEKFKNNSDVNQQSPVDNQEKENKELSGKYTIQLASYKSYSDAEEFAQSYKMLGYSPIINEVELEGKGTWFRVSLGAFESINEAKKFIVDKKSLFTGSKYTISTL from the coding sequence ATGAATGAAAAAACTAAATTATTTATTTTTGATCGTGTAGAAGTTATCTTGATCTTTCTATTTATGATCATGATTGCAATCACTTCATTTGTGTTTGGGGTGAGAGTTGGTAAAAAAATACCTTACGCTCAAGCAGGGCTCACTCAGCAAGATAGAATGACTATAGAGATGAAATCCAAGGAAGAAGAGAGGGTTGAAAAAGTTCTTGAGGATGAAAAACAAAAAATCCAGAAATCTGCCGATATTGGGTCACAATTGGAACATAAATTAATCGAGGAGATGAAAAAAGTTGGAGAGGGTAGATTAGAAAAAGAAGTTCCACAAGTTAATAATATGAAAGAGGAAATTGAGGTTGAAACTCCATCAGTAACAGATGCACTTGAAAAATTCAAAAATAATTCAGATGTAAATCAACAAAGTCCAGTTGATAATCAGGAAAAAGAAAATAAAGAATTAAGTGGTAAATATACAATTCAGCTTGCCTCATATAAGAGCTATTCAGATGCTGAAGAATTTGCTCAATCGTATAAGATGTTAGGTTATTCTCCGATTATTAATGAAGTAGAGCTTGAAGGAAAAGGAACTTGGTTTAGAGTTTCTCTGGGAGCTTTTGAATCAATCAATGAAGCTAAGAAATTTATTGTTGACAAAAAAAGTCTCTTTACGGGCTCGAAATATACAATTAGTACTCTTTAG
- a CDS encoding class I SAM-dependent methyltransferase has translation MKTDLRYQENTLLHPMSYKALKNGHYWITKDSFSDKFDRTCDLLWTTDKNKAPMTLLHDPEHPKVKARLWKKGAHQRPRELISELLNRLKESINRNLRFCSSRDNVYLVFGEKDFLPGLNILKLKDHILIQSNCFFWNKQRPLLELNIKKALKENRIKFSKIHFQIREHEKRESFSSNDQQKTEFVIKEFDIFYKVKLSQFYDIGIYTDMASIRMQLDPYLENCSSLLNLYSYTGAFSLYALKKGVKEVVSVDLSSKYMNWLEDNLALNKDLEGTHTSIILDTNKALELLKSEKKSFDFVVCDPPSFSSNGKNSAQAFRQYPETLLKVGDILTKNGKVLCVLNTHHIPMKKFRNMVEETKIFKIIKSLKPSQDCTPVKNISESQYLKVLLIEKVHK, from the coding sequence ATGAAAACAGATTTAAGATACCAAGAAAATACACTCCTTCATCCGATGTCTTATAAAGCTTTAAAAAATGGACATTATTGGATAACTAAAGATAGTTTTAGTGATAAATTTGATAGAACTTGTGATCTCCTTTGGACAACTGATAAAAACAAAGCTCCCATGACTTTACTTCATGACCCTGAACATCCAAAAGTAAAAGCTAGATTATGGAAAAAAGGAGCACATCAAAGGCCTAGAGAATTAATTAGCGAACTCTTAAATCGACTAAAAGAATCTATCAATAGAAATTTACGTTTTTGTAGTTCAAGAGACAATGTGTATCTAGTGTTTGGTGAAAAAGACTTTTTGCCAGGATTGAATATTTTAAAACTGAAAGACCATATTTTAATCCAATCAAATTGTTTTTTTTGGAATAAACAAAGACCTCTCTTAGAGTTGAATATAAAAAAGGCCCTTAAGGAAAATAGAATTAAATTCTCAAAGATTCATTTTCAAATAAGAGAACATGAAAAACGTGAAAGTTTTTCGAGCAATGATCAACAAAAAACTGAATTCGTCATCAAAGAATTTGATATTTTTTATAAGGTTAAACTTTCACAATTTTACGATATAGGTATCTATACTGATATGGCCTCTATTAGAATGCAATTGGATCCATACTTGGAAAATTGCAGCAGTCTATTAAATCTTTATTCTTATACAGGCGCTTTTTCGTTGTATGCCTTGAAAAAAGGTGTCAAGGAAGTTGTATCTGTAGACTTGTCATCAAAATATATGAACTGGCTTGAAGATAATCTTGCACTTAATAAAGATCTTGAAGGTACACATACTTCAATCATTTTGGACACAAATAAGGCATTAGAGCTCTTAAAAAGCGAAAAGAAATCATTTGATTTTGTCGTTTGTGATCCTCCAAGTTTTTCTTCAAATGGAAAAAACTCTGCGCAGGCATTTAGGCAATACCCTGAGACTCTTTTGAAGGTTGGCGATATTCTCACAAAAAATGGGAAAGTCTTATGTGTCTTAAATACACATCATATACCTATGAAAAAGTTTAGAAATATGGTTGAGGAAACAAAAATTTTTAAAATCATAAAATCCTTAAAACCTTCTCAAGATTGTACTCCAGTTAAAAATATTTCTGAATCTCAGTATTTAAAAGTCCTTCTTATCGAAAAGGTACATAAATGA
- a CDS encoding PAS domain S-box protein codes for MEKGLTFKSILETIPFGVLVIDNHSKIHFTNEEFDFNFGKISGQLYLAHIGLYKQDQTEINIEELKEKTRTWITFQFLDKNGVKRYGQLYSINHKYGLIILVKTSFKKQLEHLESDLLKELVENANEPMFIIDINGRFIEWNSATISLFKYDLLELKKINMFNLLRDEQRNELDELLMIAQSGQYISSEFEIITKQAQVLSTSFSMKGIQNNKYFAVVVTDLSDIKSMEAELTQERERSAHSLKMAALGEMAGGISHEIKNPLSIIAGYSQNLRRIIENNKIEENKEKFLETLERIEYTVERIEKVVNALKSFSREGVDDPFQKTLLSEIIQETIDFSQEKLKVHGVEIEYKIEPESITLDCRPVQVSQVILNLVNNAVDAIEYIEDKWVRVEATTDNEYVTVKVINSGPRIPDDIAEKIFNAFFTTKVRGKGTGLGLSISQQIAEDHKGSLSIDLTQEHTTFVFKLKSNLIDGKLNAA; via the coding sequence ATGGAAAAAGGTCTCACTTTTAAATCGATTTTAGAAACCATACCTTTTGGTGTGTTGGTTATTGATAACCATTCTAAGATTCATTTCACAAATGAAGAGTTTGATTTCAATTTCGGAAAAATATCCGGACAATTATATTTAGCTCATATAGGCCTATATAAACAAGATCAAACAGAAATAAATATTGAAGAGCTAAAAGAAAAAACGAGAACGTGGATTACTTTTCAATTTTTGGATAAAAACGGTGTTAAGCGATATGGACAACTCTATTCAATTAACCATAAATATGGCCTTATCATCCTTGTCAAAACTTCATTTAAAAAACAATTAGAACATCTCGAATCAGATCTTCTCAAAGAGCTTGTCGAAAATGCCAATGAACCGATGTTTATTATAGACATTAATGGGAGATTTATCGAATGGAACTCGGCAACAATAAGTCTATTTAAATACGATCTACTAGAACTGAAAAAGATTAATATGTTCAACCTCTTGCGAGACGAGCAACGAAATGAACTTGATGAACTTTTAATGATTGCTCAATCAGGACAATACATAAGTTCAGAATTTGAGATTATCACAAAGCAAGCGCAAGTTCTTTCAACTTCTTTTTCCATGAAAGGTATTCAAAATAATAAATACTTTGCAGTAGTTGTGACGGATCTTTCAGATATCAAATCTATGGAAGCTGAACTTACCCAAGAAAGAGAAAGATCAGCACACTCTTTAAAAATGGCAGCACTTGGAGAGATGGCCGGGGGTATCTCTCATGAAATTAAAAACCCATTATCAATCATTGCAGGATATTCCCAAAACCTTAGAAGAATTATTGAAAACAATAAAATAGAAGAAAATAAAGAGAAGTTTTTAGAAACCTTAGAGAGAATAGAATACACTGTTGAGAGAATTGAGAAAGTTGTCAATGCACTCAAAAGTTTTTCAAGAGAAGGAGTCGATGATCCATTTCAAAAAACACTTCTTTCTGAAATCATTCAAGAAACTATTGATTTTTCACAAGAGAAACTTAAAGTTCATGGCGTGGAAATTGAATACAAAATTGAACCTGAATCGATCACTCTAGATTGCCGCCCTGTTCAAGTCTCTCAAGTTATATTAAACTTAGTAAATAATGCTGTTGATGCTATTGAGTACATTGAAGACAAATGGGTACGTGTAGAGGCCACGACTGATAATGAATACGTGACTGTCAAAGTCATTAACTCAGGGCCTAGAATTCCAGATGATATTGCAGAGAAAATATTCAATGCTTTCTTTACTACTAAAGTTAGAGGTAAGGGAACAGGTCTTGGTCTTAGTATTTCACAACAAATTGCAGAAGATCATAAGGGATCACTCTCAATTGATCTAACTCAAGAACACACTACATTTGTTTTTAAACTGAAATCTAATCTAATAGATGGAAAACTAAATGCTGCGTAA
- the tadA gene encoding Flp pilus assembly complex ATPase component TadA translates to MKYEKIYSCNEDYLTSKTLECLDVFLKKENLPQTEEFLVHFEFLYSILLDQRSKEFIAIFLENLLNLNDLILLLDQEFDEIIIHSENQIQKIPSSPNYVKINYLPYLLEILVIREKQEWNAKHVFVSFQSTINSQKYRISLIHPSINNGNPKAFFRKNRTEQIGIEQFNFSSEQLEFLKGIIQKKMNILITGMTSSGKTTLLNCLTNYFNNDEHIICIEDTREIQIDSNYVTYLLSDENNNQQQLLSYSLRMSPSRTLIGEIRGSEVDGLITNLNTGQKGVISTLHANSAVDSINRLINLYAFYSSRPFIHYDALKQTLVSQIDIVIHMENKRILEVILLKGLDLHGPIYEHIEVFKNRSLLNEKNNHPHGHDNRQLFRLKN, encoded by the coding sequence ATGAAATACGAGAAAATATATAGTTGTAATGAAGATTATTTGACATCAAAAACATTAGAGTGTTTAGATGTCTTTCTTAAAAAAGAAAATCTACCTCAAACAGAAGAGTTTTTGGTACACTTCGAATTTCTCTATTCTATATTACTTGATCAAAGATCAAAAGAATTTATTGCGATTTTTTTAGAAAATCTTTTGAATTTAAATGATCTCATTTTACTATTAGATCAAGAATTTGATGAAATTATTATTCATTCTGAAAATCAAATTCAGAAAATTCCAAGCTCTCCAAATTATGTTAAAATAAACTATCTGCCGTACCTTCTTGAAATCTTAGTCATCCGAGAAAAACAGGAATGGAATGCCAAACACGTTTTTGTGTCATTTCAAAGTACAATAAATTCACAAAAATACAGAATTTCACTAATACATCCTTCAATAAATAATGGAAATCCTAAAGCATTTTTTAGAAAGAACAGAACTGAACAAATTGGAATTGAACAATTTAATTTTTCTTCTGAGCAATTAGAATTTCTCAAAGGAATCATTCAAAAAAAAATGAATATCTTAATAACAGGAATGACTTCAAGTGGAAAAACAACATTGCTTAATTGTCTTACAAATTATTTTAATAATGATGAACATATTATTTGCATCGAAGATACGAGAGAAATTCAAATCGATTCTAACTATGTTACTTATTTGCTCTCTGATGAAAATAATAACCAACAACAACTGCTTTCGTATTCCCTAAGAATGTCTCCTTCACGTACGCTAATTGGTGAAATCAGAGGAAGTGAAGTTGATGGACTTATCACAAATCTAAATACTGGACAAAAAGGAGTTATCTCTACTCTCCATGCTAACAGTGCTGTGGATTCTATAAATAGATTAATAAATCTGTATGCATTTTACTCTTCGCGTCCTTTTATCCATTACGATGCCCTAAAACAGACTCTTGTTTCTCAAATTGATATTGTTATCCATATGGAAAATAAAAGAATCCTAGAAGTTATTCTTCTAAAAGGACTTGACCTTCATGGGCCTATCTATGAACATATAGAGGTCTTTAAGAATAGGAGTCTATTAAATGAAAAAAATAATCATCCTCATGGCCATGATAATCGCCAGTTGTTCCGTCTCAAAAACTAA
- a CDS encoding L,D-transpeptidase, with translation MHYGLFFLMAGLFVSCGDSRQNFNKHTDNDFNPFYVSSLENAEEVKVGEVYYVHADGLRLRSTDSTEDDENIIRVLSRNEKVKVRNLNLNLAENFVEVEVISKSNISEIGFVSFRYLEKTPSTAPVKFSEDSNKYFIIQNIATERIRLYERNFNGGPHRIILESELAVGEDDKTSRSILGTFKIVSWHKFYRDNLGRYPSWYDPDMNEILPPLPGLGWRAWFSDKYTDGASMRGAFGWFTAKVAPRASSQWIHGTIGWGEEKRKYIFETKEMLANIFASPRSHGCSRTDNETIAYINSFVPVGTLVFKVYAKEFASDKYVNDYSKPRKIWNYILTKNGVRTDGQKADAEVVLSDKTPVRDFLEVGNYSIDSFPNAVKLDSTSGFLDDFRRKIKETGNVYGISDSQFVGTYDVTTGKLFNYRHPSVLTVGGYEQFAVNLPNFVTE, from the coding sequence ATGCATTATGGTCTATTCTTTCTTATGGCCGGATTGTTTGTATCCTGCGGTGATTCTAGACAGAACTTCAATAAACACACTGATAATGATTTTAACCCATTTTACGTTTCCTCTTTAGAAAACGCAGAAGAGGTAAAAGTTGGTGAAGTTTATTATGTCCATGCAGATGGGCTGAGACTAAGATCTACTGACTCAACTGAAGATGATGAGAACATTATTCGAGTTCTTTCAAGAAATGAAAAAGTAAAGGTGAGAAACTTAAACTTGAATTTAGCTGAAAATTTTGTTGAAGTAGAAGTAATCTCAAAATCGAATATTTCAGAAATTGGTTTTGTAAGTTTTAGATATTTGGAAAAAACTCCATCTACAGCACCAGTGAAATTTTCAGAAGATTCAAACAAATATTTTATTATACAAAATATTGCAACTGAAAGAATTAGATTATATGAAAGAAATTTCAACGGTGGCCCTCACCGGATAATTTTAGAATCAGAGCTTGCAGTCGGAGAAGATGACAAAACTTCAAGATCGATTTTAGGAACATTTAAAATTGTAAGTTGGCACAAATTCTACAGGGATAACCTGGGGAGATACCCTAGTTGGTATGATCCAGATATGAATGAAATACTACCACCACTTCCAGGTCTTGGTTGGAGAGCTTGGTTTAGTGATAAATATACAGATGGGGCCAGTATGAGAGGAGCGTTTGGTTGGTTTACAGCTAAAGTAGCACCTAGGGCCAGTTCACAATGGATTCATGGCACAATAGGTTGGGGAGAGGAGAAACGAAAATATATTTTTGAAACAAAAGAAATGTTAGCAAATATATTTGCTTCTCCGAGAAGTCATGGTTGTTCAAGAACAGATAATGAAACTATCGCTTATATTAATAGTTTTGTCCCTGTCGGTACACTTGTATTCAAGGTGTATGCCAAAGAATTTGCCAGTGATAAATATGTGAATGATTACTCTAAACCTAGAAAAATTTGGAATTATATTTTGACTAAAAATGGGGTGAGGACAGATGGACAAAAAGCTGATGCCGAAGTTGTCCTTTCTGATAAAACACCAGTCCGAGATTTTTTAGAAGTTGGAAATTATTCGATAGATAGTTTTCCAAATGCAGTAAAACTTGATTCAACATCTGGATTCTTAGATGATTTTAGAAGGAAGATTAAAGAAACGGGAAATGTATATGGTATTAGTGATTCACAATTTGTTGGAACGTATGATGTTACAACCGGAAAACTGTTTAATTATAGGCACCCTTCAGTTCTAACGGTGGGTGGTTATGAGCAGTTTGCTGTGAACTTACCAAATTTTGTTACAGAGTGA
- the ettA gene encoding energy-dependent translational throttle protein EttA — MNDKQIIYSMHKCGKVHGTKHVLKDISLSFFYGAKIGVLGLNGAGKSSLLRIMAGQDENYIGEISKSKGYSVGFLEQEPKLDGEKTVREIVSEGVQEVMDLLTEFDELNAKFAEPMSDDEMNKLLSKQATLQDQLDACNAWDIDSRLDLAMDSLRCPPADQKVGVLSGGEKRRVALCRLLLQEPDILLLDEPTNHLDAETVWWLERHLQQYKGTVIAVTHDRYFLDNVAGWILELDRGKGIPFEGNYSSWLDQKAKRLAVEEKQESKRQKSLKEELEWIRSNPKARQAKSKARITQYEQRLKQSKENRNETSEIPIPSGPRLGNNVIEAKNVSKAFGDKLLYENLSFKLPPGGIVGIIGPNGAGKTTLFKMITGQEKPDSGEFSVGDTVKLAYVDQSREMDPEQTVLEVIAGENEFIDVGDKQINARAYISKFNFSGDQHGKKVSLLSGGERNRVHLANMLKSGGNVLLLDEPTNDLDVNTLRALEEALMEYPGCAVVISHDRYFIDRLATHILAFEGDSQVVWFEGNFSDYEDDKRRRLGEKALEPHRMSYKKLKRD, encoded by the coding sequence ATGAATGATAAACAAATAATTTACTCTATGCATAAGTGTGGAAAGGTTCATGGGACAAAGCATGTTCTCAAAGATATCTCTCTGTCTTTTTTCTATGGAGCTAAAATAGGTGTCCTTGGTCTAAATGGAGCTGGTAAATCTTCACTCCTTAGAATCATGGCCGGCCAGGATGAAAACTATATTGGCGAAATTTCAAAATCAAAGGGATACTCTGTCGGTTTTCTAGAGCAAGAACCAAAATTAGATGGAGAAAAAACTGTAAGAGAAATAGTTTCTGAAGGTGTTCAAGAAGTTATGGATCTCTTAACTGAGTTTGACGAACTCAATGCAAAGTTTGCTGAACCTATGAGTGATGATGAAATGAATAAATTACTCTCAAAACAAGCAACATTACAAGACCAGCTTGATGCTTGTAACGCTTGGGACATAGATAGTCGTCTTGATCTTGCTATGGATTCTCTACGTTGTCCTCCAGCTGATCAAAAAGTTGGAGTTCTATCTGGAGGAGAAAAGAGAAGAGTTGCATTGTGTAGACTACTGCTGCAAGAACCGGACATCTTATTATTAGACGAACCAACTAACCATCTTGATGCTGAAACTGTATGGTGGCTCGAGAGGCACTTACAGCAATATAAGGGAACAGTTATAGCAGTTACACACGATAGATATTTTCTTGATAATGTAGCTGGATGGATTTTAGAATTAGACAGGGGAAAAGGAATCCCATTTGAAGGAAATTATTCTTCTTGGTTAGATCAAAAGGCCAAGAGACTGGCCGTCGAAGAAAAACAAGAGTCAAAAAGACAAAAATCATTAAAAGAAGAGCTTGAATGGATTCGTTCAAATCCAAAGGCCAGACAAGCAAAAAGTAAAGCGCGTATTACTCAATATGAACAAAGACTAAAACAGAGCAAAGAAAATCGTAATGAAACTTCTGAAATACCAATTCCTTCAGGCCCAAGGCTTGGAAATAATGTAATTGAAGCTAAAAATGTTTCAAAAGCATTTGGTGACAAGTTACTTTATGAAAATCTTAGCTTCAAACTACCTCCAGGGGGTATCGTAGGGATTATTGGGCCAAACGGAGCAGGGAAAACAACTTTATTCAAAATGATCACTGGACAAGAAAAACCAGATTCAGGTGAATTTAGTGTTGGAGATACAGTAAAACTCGCCTACGTTGATCAGTCTAGAGAAATGGATCCAGAGCAAACTGTACTTGAAGTTATAGCTGGAGAAAATGAATTCATTGACGTCGGTGATAAGCAAATTAATGCAAGAGCATATATTTCAAAATTTAACTTTTCAGGTGATCAACATGGGAAGAAAGTAAGCTTACTTTCTGGTGGAGAGAGAAATCGAGTCCATTTGGCCAATATGTTAAAAAGTGGTGGAAACGTACTTTTGTTGGATGAGCCTACAAACGATTTGGATGTAAACACTCTAAGAGCATTAGAAGAGGCCTTAATGGAATATCCAGGTTGCGCAGTTGTAATATCGCACGATAGGTACTTCATAGATCGATTAGCAACTCATATTCTTGCTTTTGAAGGTGATTCACAAGTTGTTTGGTTTGAAGGAAATTTCTCTGATTATGAGGATGACAAACGCCGAAGACTTGGTGAGAAGGCCCTAGAACCTCATAGAATGTCTTATAAAAAACTTAAGAGAGATTAA